DNA from Marinoscillum sp. 108:
AAATTCAACATATGGTACCACCTTGGCATTGCTTATTATCTGAAAGGAAACTATGACAAAGCCATCTCTTCCTTTAAAAAATGCATCACCTACGCCGACAATGATGACCTGATAGTGGCTACCACGGATTGGTTTTATATGACCTACCGTAAAATCGGAAACCTGCCGGCAGCTCAGGAGCTACTCGCTCCCATTTCCAGAAGGATGAATATTGTTGAAAATTATGCCTACCATCAACGACTGATGATGTATCAGGGCCACTACCAACCAGAAGACCTCCTGGATAAAGCAGATCGTGACAATGACAGCATTGATCCCACCATAGGGTATGGGGTGGCCAACTGGTATTTGTACAATGGTCAGGTAGATATCGCCACAGAACTTATTGACAAGATACTCCGCAACCCACAGTGGGACGGATTCGGGTATATCGCTTCAGAAGTAGATAAGGTCTCTCTCGGCAATCTTTAGAGTGCCTCGATATCCTTTCGGATCTGAATAAGGATTTGAGGATAATCGGTAATGATACCATCTACCCCCATGTGAAGCATTTTCACCATGTCCTCACGATTATTAGGTGAATAAGTGTATACCTGAAATCCCCGGGCATGCATCCTAAAAACCCGCCGGGTAGATAGCGTGTGGTATTCAGGGTTGAGTGCTTTCATTCGGTCATCCTCCTTAGCCCGCCCCAGGTGCATTTTTGTTTCCACATAAAACGCAATCAAAGGCGCAGAATCTTCACCGATCATGAGCTTTTTGGTCTGCACATGATCATCATACTCATGAGCCGCTTCTATGTACTCTACTTCTTCCGACTGGAGGATGATCCATTCATAGCCATTCTTTTCTTGTCGGATTACGTCCACAAGTTTCTCAGCAAAATCATGATAATGTGGGTGATCCATGTGCTTGATCTCGATGAGCACCTTGCATCTTCCATTGATCAGGTCCAGCACCTCTTTGAGTGTTGGGACACGCTCATCTCTGAATTTGGGATCAAACCATGAACCCGCATCCAACTGCCTGATTTCCTCCAATGTGTAATCATGCACGGCCCCTGTGCCGTTGGTAGTCCTGTCCAGAAACTCATCATGAAACACCACTATTTCCTCATCCTTGGTGTTTCTCACATCCAGTTCTATCATATCCACACCCATTTCGATGGCCGCACGAAATGCCGCCATGGTGTTTTCAGGAGCAATCCCTGAAGCTCCTTTATGAGCGATGATGTCAAAGTGTTCTTTCTTCAGGGACTTATCAATCACCGGACTCGTGAGGAAATGTAGATAGATATAAGGCTCGAATAAAGCGACAGCCAAAAACAACACCATAACGGGTGATGAATAAAGAAGAAATTTTTTAGTCATTTCAGTTGTCGAATAGTCGCATTAAGTTATAAAAATAACCATCCATTACCACGTGGTTCACTCGCTTTTTGCCGGTTTTGTCAAACTTAGGTGAAGCTCCTGAAGCTGTGCTGAGTCAATCAGGGATGGAGAGTCGATCATTACATCGCGGCCTGATGTGTTTTTAGGAAACGCGATAAAATCTCTGATACTGTCCTGTCCTCCGAAAAGTGCGCAGAGTCTGTCAAAACCAAATGCAATACCACCATGCGGAGGAGCGCCATATTCAAAGGCACTCATCAAAAAGCCAAACTGATCCTGAGCTTCCTCTCTGGTAAAGCCGAGGGCATCAAACATTTGCGACTGCAGGGTTCGGTCGTGAATCCTGATAGACCCACCTCCAAGTTCTACTCCGTTCACCACCATGTCGTAGGCATTGGCTCTCACACTTCCAGGATCTGTGGAAAGTTTATCCAAATCTTCCGGATTTGGTGAGGTAAATGGGTGGTGCATTGCATGATATCGCTGAGAATCTTCATCCCACTCCAATAGTGGGAAATCAACCACCCAGGCGGCCGTGAACTTACTGCGGTCTCTGAGCCCAAGTCTTGAGCCCATCTCCAGACGCAATTCGCAAAGCGCCTTCCTGGTTTTATTGGACTCACCGGCCAAAATCAGCAGCAGATCACCGGGGCTCGCCTCCAAACGCTCAGCCCAGGATTTCAATGCCTCCTGATCATAAAATTTATCTACAGAACTCTTAAAGGAGCCATCCTCGTTGCATTTCACATACACCAGGCCCTTTGCCCCAATCTGTGGTTTCTTCACAAAATCCGTCAACCCATCCAACTCCTTGCGGGTGTACTCGCCACAGCCCGTCGCGTTGATCCCTACGACCAACTCCGCACTGTCAAATACGACAAACCCTTTTCCCTGAGTCAGGTCGTTGAGCTCCCTGAATTCCATTCCGAACCTCAGGTCAGGCTTATCCGAGCCATATTTGGTCATGGCATCAGCATAGGAGATGTGAGGCAGCTCACCGAGATCCACCCCTTTCACTTCTTTGAAAAGATATTTGATCAGTCCTTCGAAAGTATCCAGTATGTCCTTTCGGGTGACAAATGACATCTCACAGTCTATCTGTGTAAACTCCGGCTGACGGTCTGCGCGCAGATCCTCATCCCTAAAGCACTTCACGATCTGAAAATACCGATCGAATCCCGAAACCATCAGCAACTGCTTAAAAGTCTGTGGAGACTGAGGCAAAGCATAAAACTGATTGGGATTCATACGTGAAGGCACCACAAAATCGCGCGCACCCTCAGGTGTACTTTTGATCAGGTAAGGAGTCTCTACCTCCGTAAATAAGTGATCTGACAGATAGGCTCTGGTCTTTTGCAACAGCTGGTGGCGCATTTCCAGGTTTTTCCTGACAATCCCCCTCCTCAAATCGAGGTATCGATACTTTGCCCGCAAGTCTTCTCCACCATCCGTTTCATCATCGATAATGAATGGAGGGGTCTTCGACTCGTTGAGTACCGTCAGCTCTTTCACCCTTATTTCCACATCCCCTGTCGGGATTTTATCGTTTTTAGCCACACGTTCTACCACTTCTCCTGTCGCTGAAATCACAAACTCGCGACCTACGCTTCTCGCCAGCTCTAGCGTCTTCTCATCAGTTTTCCCCTCCTCAAAGATGAGCTGAGTGATGCCGTACTTATCCCGAACGTCTACCCAGATCATTCCACCTTTGTCTCTAATCTTCTGTACCCAGCCGGCCATGGTGACCTGCTGACCAATGTGACTGCTTCTAAGCTCCCCGCACGTATGTGTTCTCAACATTTTATTATTTTTTGCGTCGTTTCCTGTTAAAACAGCGGCAAATTTAACAATAGTTTTAGCTTTGAAATAATAAATCTCAACAACCGATGAAACTACCCAAACAGCTCTGGATAATGATTTTACTTCTCTTGACCTTTAGCCATTTCGCTACTGCTCAGATTTCCGTGACCCGCCAGAAAGTCACCAAAGATATTTCCATGGAAGTGCCTGAATCGTTCATTCCCATGAGCCAGTCCGAACTCATTGGCAAATATGTGTCCTCACGCACTCCCATTGCCATGTACACCAGTGAGGATCGAAACATTGATCTGGGAATCAATGAAACCAGCAGTGCCTGGGCGGGTGATGACCTCCCCATTCTACAGGCCTTTTACAAAGCCAACATTGCCAACCTCTTCACGGAAGTGGAATTTTTACAGGAAGAAATTCGTGAAATCGGGGGAAGGCCCTTCATTGTATTTGAATTTATCTCTAAAATCACCGACGAGGAGAGCACCTTTGGGGGTAACAGCAGCATTTCCAAGTATACCTACATACAATATACTTTACGAAATAATAAGGTGCTGCTCTTCAACTTCACCTGTCCGCTGAGAGCACGCCCTCAATGGCAGGAAACCGCTCAAAGAATGATGGAAAGCGTAAGGATCAAATCATGAATACGCTGAGCATTCATAGTGATGAACACTATATGCGTCAGGCACTGAAAGAAGCTGAGGCAGCCTTTGAGGAGCAGGAAATACCTGTAGGCGCAGTGGTCACCTGCCAAAACCGGATCATTGCTCGGGCACACAACCAGGTGCAAAGGCTCAATGATGTCACGGCCCATGCCGAGATGCTGGCCATCACCGCGGCACAGAATTTTCTGGGCTCCAAATACCTGGACCAATGCACACTGTATGTAACCCTCGAGCCATGCACCATGTGTGCCGGAGCACTGTACTGGTCGCAGATAGCCAAGGTGTGCTACGGGGCGAAAGATGAGAAAAGAGGCTACCACCTGGCCAACCCTGATATATTGCATCCACAAACCACGCTCATCACCGGGCTGCTGGCAGATGAGTCCTCTGAATTGATCAAAGCATTTTTTAGAAAGATGCGCGGGAACAATTCATAGGTTGCTATGTTCTATATTTGACTAATCAATAGATTTTTAAACTAAAAACATATACCAAAATGGCATTCGAACTACCAGATTTACCCTATGCACATGATGACCTTGAGCCACACATTGACAAGCAGACAATGGAAATCCATCATGGAAAGCACCATGCAGGATATGTAGCCAAGCTAAACGCGGCGATCGAAGGCACAGAAATGGCTGGTCTTTCGCTGGAAGAGCTGCTAACCAAGCACAGTAGCAACGGAGCAGTACGAAATAACGGAGGTGGTCATTGGAATCACTCATTGTTCTGGACCATCATGGGACCAGATGGTGGCGGAAACCCTTCGGGCACTATTATGGACGCCATACACGACTCGTTTGGTTCTTTTGAAGCCTTCAAAGAAAAATTCAGCAACGCGGCAGCCACCAGATTCGGATCGGGCTGGGCATGGCTATGTGTACACCCGGGCGGAAAACTGGAGGTCTGCTCTACGGCCAATCAAGACAATCCACTGATGCCAGAGGCCGGATGTGGTGGAAGGCCCATCCTCGGACTGGACGTATGGGAGCATGCCTATTACCTGAAATATCAAAACAAAAGGCCCGACTACATTGATGCTTTTTTCAGTGTAATCAACTGGTCAGAAGTGAATAAAAATTACGAAGCCGCTAAGTAGTTAGCCCACCTTCCCAGAAAAGGTCCATTTCTCATAGGAATGGACCTTTTTTTATGATTCTCGCTCACAACCCGGGTCTGTTAACATCCCTCTTGACTCACCCCATTTCACCCCTACCAAATTCAGCCCCACGTCCGTTCATGCCCAGAAAGTACTCTAAGTTTTAATATTTACACAACCGATTGCATAAATTTATTAAGTTTACCAAACCAGCAATAACTCTACTCAAACTCAATGGATGTCTAACATTTCGGAACTATGCTAAAATTACCCGGCTATCTGGTTGCATTAATCCTGCTCAGCAGCATCAGCTGTAAGCAGGAGGATACTCAAACCGCAGCACGTGAGCGCATCTCGATCAACGATGATTGGCGCTTTATGAAATATCAATCATCGGATGAGTCTGACAGCCTCATCTATGATGTAAGACCAGAGGTTACTGACACACAAGATGACAAAGCTGCAGACTCGAAGCCTACGGAAGCGATAGAAGTATCCACCAATATGGCGGTGCTTAAGCCCTGGATACTGCCTACAGGTAATGAGTTTATCAGCGATCCCTCAAAAAAAAGTGTCCGCCCGGATGGCAACCCAGGAGGCACCTACCCGCTGGTGCAAAGAGACTACGATGACCATACGTGGGAGCTTATAGACCTCCCTCATGACTGGGCCATACAGGGCCCATTCTTTGAGGGGTGGAACACTCCGGTAGGTGGAGGAATGGGAAGACTCCCAAGCCCCGGAGTGGCATGGTATCGCAAGACGATCGAAATCCCGAAGGAAGACGAAGGAAAATCGATTTTTCTGGATGTGGACGGAGCCATGTCCTATGCCATGGTGTGGGTAAATGGTCATTTGGCAGGTGGCTGGCCATACGGATATTCCTCTTGGCGAATCAACCTCACACCATATCTTGAAATTGGCGGAGACAATCAGCTCGCTATAAGACTTGATAACCCGCCGAATTCCTCGAGGTGGTATCCTGGTGGAGGTATTTATCGAAATGTGTGGCTGGTTAAAACCGATCCAATTCACGTAGCACACTGGGGCACTTTTATTAAAACGAACAACGTCTCAAGCAAATCAGCGGAAATTAGTCTGACGGTAGACATCAGCAATAATTCTGACGCAAGCCATGACGTGGAGGTAGTGACGTCAATCTACGCCCTAGAAAATGGCACCTCCGAGCGCTCATTTGTTAAGAAATTTGACAGGAAAACCCTTGTCCTTTCGCCAAATGCGAGGCATTCTGTCGAAAGCTCTGTCATCTTGGAAAACCCAAAACTCTGGGGGCCACCTCCTTCCCAAAAGCCTAACCTCTACTTGGCGGTCACTCAGGTCATCCGTGATCATAAGATACTGGATGAATATGAAACCCAGTTTGGTATCAGGTCCATCGAATTTGATGCAAACAGAGGTCTGATTGTCAATGGTGAACCTGTTTATATTAAGGGAGTGAACCAACATCATGATCTCGGAGCCCTGGGCGCTGCCTGGAATGACAGAGCCGCTGAACGACAGCTTGAAATGCTCAAAGAATTGGGATGCAATGCTATCAGAATCGCCCATAATCCACCTGCCCCCGAACTACTAGATATGACCGATCGCATGGGCTTTCTGGTGGTGGACGAGCTTTATGATTGCTGGGAGCGCAAAAAAACACCATTGGACTTTCACCTGATATTCCCGGAGTGGCACGAGCAAGACCTGAGAGCCATGATCCGTCGTGACAAAAATCACCCATCGGTAATCCTGTGGAGCACTGGCAACGAGGTGGGCGAGCAGTACACTGATGAGGCTGGGGCCCGAGTAGCAGCCAAGCTCAGAGCAATAGCTAATGACGAAGATCCCACCAGACCTACATCTGCTTCATTTAACTATGCAAAACCCGACATGCCCATCACGGCTGAAGTGGAAGTGATCAACCTCAACTATCAAGGTGAGGGGATTCGAAATGCGCCCGCTTACGCTCACCTGAAAGGGATCAACACTCCTCCATTGTATCCAAAATTTCATGATAAATTTCCAGACAAAATGATCATTAGCAGCGAAAATGCCGCTGCACTTAGTAGCCGTGGCACCTACCTGTTCCCTGTGGTAGACGGAATAAGTGCCCCGATCAGCGATTCGGTTGGAGGAGACCCTGCCCAAGGCTACGTCAGCGCATACGAACTTCACACCGCAAATTTCGGCTCCTCTGCTGATAAGGTGTTTAGCTCCTTAGATATGCACCCCTATGTAGCTGGCGGGTTCGTTTGGAGTGGTTGGGATTATTTGGGAGAGCCTACCCCCTATTACCTTTCCAGAAGTTCCTATTTTGGGCTCATAGACCTGGCAGGATTCAAGAAAGATCGCTTCTATCTATATCAGGCCAGATGGAGACCCGATTTCCCCATGGTTCATATTTTGCCTCACTGGAACTGGCCTGACAGGATAGGAAAAATCACCCCGGTGCACATTTTCACTTCCGGAGATGAAGTGGAGCTTTTTCTGAATGGAAAGTCATTGGGAAGGAAAAAGAAAAAACCATTTGAATACAGGCTAAGATGGGATGATGTGATCTATGAACCCGGAACCCTCAAAGCCATTGCTTATAAGGAAGGAAAAGAGTGGTCTGAAGACATGATCAAGACCACAGGTGCTCCAGCTAAGCTGAAGCTGATGGCTGACAGAAGTGTAATCAACTCAGATGGAAAAGATCTGGCCTTTATCACTGCCCTGATTTTGGATGAAAACAATCTCGAAATCCCGAATGCTGCTCATTCGGTATCATTCACGATAGAGGGGCCAGGTAACATACTGGCAACTGACAATGGTGACCCAACAGATCTGACATCCTTCTCGTCACCAACGAGAAAGACCTTTAGCGGAAAAGCATTGGCAATTATTCAGTCCCAAAAGGGACAAGTCGTGCCGTTCAGAATCACAGCTACATCGCCCGGACTGGATCCTTATACCCTTACTATCGAGTCCGCCAAAGACGGTCCTCTAAAAGGAGTGAACAAGTAGATATTTCGCACAATAAACAACCGGTTGCGCAAAAGCAAGATTTATACACACGATTATCCTATGAATACACAAATGAAAATAATCAAGGCCATTGTTCTACTGATATTGAGTATCACCCTTATCCATTGTAGCTCAGAAGAAATGCCTAAACCAAGCTTTGGTGGGCCCTCTGATGGAGATGGCACTCCATCAAAACAGTACCTCAAAGAATTCGCAGCCTTCCCGGTTGGCAATATTGTGTCGGCCAGCAAGCTAGCCTCCAGTTCAGAGGATAATCTCAAGTTTAAAGAGATATTACTCAATGACTACAACAGTATTACCGCTGAAAATGACATGAAAATGGCCAATATCTTCAGAGGTCCTGATAATTACGACTGGAGTGATGGAGATGCGATTGTAGCCTACGCAAAAGCCAATGGGCTCAGGGTACATGGTCATGCGCTGGTTTGGCACTCCTCTATCCCCGGATGGCTCACCAATTTCGCCGGCACTGACGAAGAATTTTCTAAACTCATTGAGAACTACATCAAGCAAACAGTCGCCCATTTCGCAGAGGAAAAAGACAGTCTGGGCAATTCGGTAGTGGCCAGCTGGGATGTGCTCAATGAGTACTTTGATGGCACTAGTGTAAGATCTTCACTATTCTCACAGAGAATGGGAGCTGATTTTCATAAAAAGCTATTCCAATGGGCACGGGAAGCCAACTCTGATGTGAAACTCTTCTACAATGACTATAATGTGATTGGAATCTCCAGCAAAAGGGGTGCGATCCTTAGCATGGTGAGTGATTTTCAGAGCAACAATATTCCAATAGATGGCATAGGTGCACAGGTACATATTAACTATCAATGGCCCACAATCACTGACATTCAGAATGGCTTTCAGGAAATTGCCAATACCGGGTTGCTGATACATTCCTCAGAATTGGACATCACTGTCAACCCAAATGACGATATTTCCGAACTGACCGCCGAAAGAGCGATATCCCAGTCTGTGCAATTTCAGCGGTTGGCCTTTTACTACGGAGAAATCGTACCAAAAAATCAACAATTCGGGATCACCGTTTGGGGGTTCAGAGATCAGGATAGCTGGATATATGAAGGAGGCACAGACTGGCCACTTTTATATGACAACAATTTTGAGCCCAAACCAGCATACGATGGCTTCAGAAATGGCCTTGATGGTCAGGCACCCTAAGGCGCCTGAATGCTTTAATTGGCTCTGTCAATTACTTTAAATAGCTCTACAGGAGAATTGTTTGCTCCCAAAATGATGTGTTTGCTTCCTGCTATCTCAAGGGACCTCATGTTTTTGATGTTCCCTTTGGTAAAAAAGGAATTATCAGGAAAAGCCCTTAGGTTTCCATTGGAATCTCCAAGGAGAAGGTACCCAGTGTTGCCATCATAGCGTACTGTTTCGACCTCCGCCTCATAAATTGCGCCTGCACCAATCACATCCAAATGCCCATCTCCATTGACGTCAAAGATCTCAAAAGCCAGTGTAGGACCAAACTGCGCAGGAGTGGGGAGACGCTTCACTTGGAATCGCCCATTTTGGTTTTCCAGGTATGCGCTGGCAAACTCATAGACCATTTTGTGGTCCGCTCCTTCAATTGTTTGCTCGCCATATATATCAAATAGTGTGGCATTGGCAAATGCCTCAAAACTTTCTATTTTCTCACTCACGAAAGGATTTTGCTCCGTGGAGCATTCCTTACCTCGAACAGGCACCAAATTGCCCTGGTAAGATTTGCTCAGGAACATATCATAGTTATCATCATCCCTGAGGTTAGTGGAATAGACATGAAGCGGCTGCTGCTCCGATGGATGAAATTTATTGTTTTCACCCAGGTTGCCTACCAAATAGTCCACATCACCATCCTGATCCAGATCTACCTCCCTGACTGTATTCCACCACCCACTCGAATATTCTAACCCCGCCACTTCTTCTTTAAGAAAATGACCTTCTCTGTTCCTGAAAAATGTAATCGGAAACCATTCCCCCACTACCACAATATCCATTTCTCCATCACCATTAAAATCCGTAAAAAGCAAGTCATTAACCAAGCCTACATTGCTCAATTCCGGAGCTCTCTCCTGAGTAACATCGCGGAACCTTCCTCCACTATTTTCCAGGAGAAATGATTCTGAAAACAGTGGATACCTTCCCGGGATGACCTGCCCCCCAACAACTAAATCCATATCTCCATCCTGATCAAAATCACTGGACGCCACAGCACCGGTAATCCCCGGCATTGCAGGCAGACCACCAGATCTGGTGAAAATTCCTTCACCATTATTAAGATAAAGCCTGTCCTGCAACATCACATTACCTTCAGTTAACTCATATCCTCCACTCGCTACATATAAGTCCTGATCTCCGTCTCCATCTGCGTCAAAAAAAATGGCTTTGTTATCCTCATAATCCCTATCCGCTACAAAGGATGGCTGGGGCAATTCGTGAAAGTTTCCATCAGCACTCTGAAGGTATACTTGCCCATGCTGACCCACTGCTCCCCCTATATACAAATCTGAAAACCCGTCACCATTGAGATCAGTCACAGCCAGAGCAGGCCCCTTCTCCGATTGCTTTTGAGGTAGTAGTACCTGCCGCGAGAAGTCATTATATACATTCTCCTTATGTTCATATTTCAATCCTAACTGATCCGGATTCAGCTCAGCAAAAAAGTGCTGCATCGGGCTATTGAGCTCACCATCCCACTTGAAGTCCTTCTTGTCAAAAGTCAACGTTTGATTAGCGCCAACATCTTCCGCTGCCAATACTGATCCGTCACCCCAGATCACTTCGATACGTTTGACTACTTTTTCGGCCCCCAAGCCAAACAGGAGCACCTTGCTCACCGACGACAAGTATCCTCTGGAAAGGTAGAGCTCCTGATACTGCTGCCCGCTTTCAGTATAAACTTTCACCCCTGCACCAATGGCATTAATATTTCGCGCATCGCCTGTCAGGGCGATTCTAATGTAATTTCCTATGGAATGGTTCTCATAAACAGTGGCCTCCTCCTGCAGATTATTGAGCACGATATCCAGGTCACCATCGTTATCAAAATCACCATAGGCGATTCCGTTTGAATTTATCTTTTGATCAAATCCCCACTCTACAGACGCCTTGTCAAACGTAAGGTCTCCGTTATTTTTGAAAGCGTAATTCATTAGCTTCTCTGAGGGCATGGTACTAAGGATTTCGTCAATACTGAGGGTTTGCTTCTCATTTGTGAGCGCTGATAACTTTCTGCGATAATCCTGATTGCCCAACTCATGCTCCAATCCATTGGTCACCAGAATATCTTTGAAACCATCACAGTCATAATCAGCAATCAAAGCAGCCCAGCTCCAGTCTGTTTTAGAAATACCAGCCATCTGAGCAATGTCAGTGAAGAATCCATTGCCGTTGTTCAGGTTCAGCATATTAGACATGTAAGAGTA
Protein-coding regions in this window:
- a CDS encoding glycerophosphodiester phosphodiesterase family protein, yielding MTKKFLLYSSPVMVLFLAVALFEPYIYLHFLTSPVIDKSLKKEHFDIIAHKGASGIAPENTMAAFRAAIEMGVDMIELDVRNTKDEEIVVFHDEFLDRTTNGTGAVHDYTLEEIRQLDAGSWFDPKFRDERVPTLKEVLDLINGRCKVLIEIKHMDHPHYHDFAEKLVDVIRQEKNGYEWIILQSEEVEYIEAAHEYDDHVQTKKLMIGEDSAPLIAFYVETKMHLGRAKEDDRMKALNPEYHTLSTRRVFRMHARGFQVYTYSPNNREDMVKMLHMGVDGIITDYPQILIQIRKDIEAL
- the aspS gene encoding aspartate--tRNA ligase, whose translation is MLRTHTCGELRSSHIGQQVTMAGWVQKIRDKGGMIWVDVRDKYGITQLIFEEGKTDEKTLELARSVGREFVISATGEVVERVAKNDKIPTGDVEIRVKELTVLNESKTPPFIIDDETDGGEDLRAKYRYLDLRRGIVRKNLEMRHQLLQKTRAYLSDHLFTEVETPYLIKSTPEGARDFVVPSRMNPNQFYALPQSPQTFKQLLMVSGFDRYFQIVKCFRDEDLRADRQPEFTQIDCEMSFVTRKDILDTFEGLIKYLFKEVKGVDLGELPHISYADAMTKYGSDKPDLRFGMEFRELNDLTQGKGFVVFDSAELVVGINATGCGEYTRKELDGLTDFVKKPQIGAKGLVYVKCNEDGSFKSSVDKFYDQEALKSWAERLEASPGDLLLILAGESNKTRKALCELRLEMGSRLGLRDRSKFTAAWVVDFPLLEWDEDSQRYHAMHHPFTSPNPEDLDKLSTDPGSVRANAYDMVVNGVELGGGSIRIHDRTLQSQMFDALGFTREEAQDQFGFLMSAFEYGAPPHGGIAFGFDRLCALFGGQDSIRDFIAFPKNTSGRDVMIDSPSLIDSAQLQELHLSLTKPAKSE
- a CDS encoding nucleoside deaminase, translating into MNTLSIHSDEHYMRQALKEAEAAFEEQEIPVGAVVTCQNRIIARAHNQVQRLNDVTAHAEMLAITAAQNFLGSKYLDQCTLYVTLEPCTMCAGALYWSQIAKVCYGAKDEKRGYHLANPDILHPQTTLITGLLADESSELIKAFFRKMRGNNS
- a CDS encoding superoxide dismutase, with amino-acid sequence MAFELPDLPYAHDDLEPHIDKQTMEIHHGKHHAGYVAKLNAAIEGTEMAGLSLEELLTKHSSNGAVRNNGGGHWNHSLFWTIMGPDGGGNPSGTIMDAIHDSFGSFEAFKEKFSNAAATRFGSGWAWLCVHPGGKLEVCSTANQDNPLMPEAGCGGRPILGLDVWEHAYYLKYQNKRPDYIDAFFSVINWSEVNKNYEAAK
- the galB gene encoding beta-galactosidase GalB, yielding MLKLPGYLVALILLSSISCKQEDTQTAARERISINDDWRFMKYQSSDESDSLIYDVRPEVTDTQDDKAADSKPTEAIEVSTNMAVLKPWILPTGNEFISDPSKKSVRPDGNPGGTYPLVQRDYDDHTWELIDLPHDWAIQGPFFEGWNTPVGGGMGRLPSPGVAWYRKTIEIPKEDEGKSIFLDVDGAMSYAMVWVNGHLAGGWPYGYSSWRINLTPYLEIGGDNQLAIRLDNPPNSSRWYPGGGIYRNVWLVKTDPIHVAHWGTFIKTNNVSSKSAEISLTVDISNNSDASHDVEVVTSIYALENGTSERSFVKKFDRKTLVLSPNARHSVESSVILENPKLWGPPPSQKPNLYLAVTQVIRDHKILDEYETQFGIRSIEFDANRGLIVNGEPVYIKGVNQHHDLGALGAAWNDRAAERQLEMLKELGCNAIRIAHNPPAPELLDMTDRMGFLVVDELYDCWERKKTPLDFHLIFPEWHEQDLRAMIRRDKNHPSVILWSTGNEVGEQYTDEAGARVAAKLRAIANDEDPTRPTSASFNYAKPDMPITAEVEVINLNYQGEGIRNAPAYAHLKGINTPPLYPKFHDKFPDKMIISSENAAALSSRGTYLFPVVDGISAPISDSVGGDPAQGYVSAYELHTANFGSSADKVFSSLDMHPYVAGGFVWSGWDYLGEPTPYYLSRSSYFGLIDLAGFKKDRFYLYQARWRPDFPMVHILPHWNWPDRIGKITPVHIFTSGDEVELFLNGKSLGRKKKKPFEYRLRWDDVIYEPGTLKAIAYKEGKEWSEDMIKTTGAPAKLKLMADRSVINSDGKDLAFITALILDENNLEIPNAAHSVSFTIEGPGNILATDNGDPTDLTSFSSPTRKTFSGKALAIIQSQKGQVVPFRITATSPGLDPYTLTIESAKDGPLKGVNK
- a CDS encoding endo-1,4-beta-xylanase; the encoded protein is MKIIKAIVLLILSITLIHCSSEEMPKPSFGGPSDGDGTPSKQYLKEFAAFPVGNIVSASKLASSSEDNLKFKEILLNDYNSITAENDMKMANIFRGPDNYDWSDGDAIVAYAKANGLRVHGHALVWHSSIPGWLTNFAGTDEEFSKLIENYIKQTVAHFAEEKDSLGNSVVASWDVLNEYFDGTSVRSSLFSQRMGADFHKKLFQWAREANSDVKLFYNDYNVIGISSKRGAILSMVSDFQSNNIPIDGIGAQVHINYQWPTITDIQNGFQEIANTGLLIHSSELDITVNPNDDISELTAERAISQSVQFQRLAFYYGEIVPKNQQFGITVWGFRDQDSWIYEGGTDWPLLYDNNFEPKPAYDGFRNGLDGQAP
- a CDS encoding VCBS repeat-containing protein, whose product is MKSLTKLAAIMTFMVLLGCTESFDQKTGTFEKLFTVVPASVSGVYFQNTIDQNLKFNALIYPYAYNGAGVAVGDLNNDGLEDIYLVSNQHSNKLYLNQGDFKFKDATQSAGVSDEGGWSTGVTLIDINNDGWLDIYVCKSASMEDEGLRRNRLYVNQRNGRFTQEAAKWGLDNNGFSTQAYFLDYDKDGDLDMYLLNHRHDFALANNLEDRHDRKYFSETSDHLYRNEGVVFKDVTLESGVRNKEFGLSAAIGDFNDDGWPDIYVANDLITPDYLYINNQDGTFSNQIRDRFRHTSYTSMGSDYADINNDLKPDLLVLDMSAEDHRRGKQNMPSMNTAGFWKMVNGGYHYSYMSNMLNLNNGNGFFTDIAQMAGISKTDWSWAALIADYDCDGFKDILVTNGLEHELGNQDYRRKLSALTNEKQTLSIDEILSTMPSEKLMNYAFKNNGDLTFDKASVEWGFDQKINSNGIAYGDFDNDGDLDIVLNNLQEEATVYENHSIGNYIRIALTGDARNINAIGAGVKVYTESGQQYQELYLSRGYLSSVSKVLLFGLGAEKVVKRIEVIWGDGSVLAAEDVGANQTLTFDKKDFKWDGELNSPMQHFFAELNPDQLGLKYEHKENVYNDFSRQVLLPQKQSEKGPALAVTDLNGDGFSDLYIGGAVGQHGQVYLQSADGNFHELPQPSFVADRDYEDNKAIFFDADGDGDQDLYVASGGYELTEGNVMLQDRLYLNNGEGIFTRSGGLPAMPGITGAVASSDFDQDGDMDLVVGGQVIPGRYPLFSESFLLENSGGRFRDVTQERAPELSNVGLVNDLLFTDFNGDGEMDIVVVGEWFPITFFRNREGHFLKEEVAGLEYSSGWWNTVREVDLDQDGDVDYLVGNLGENNKFHPSEQQPLHVYSTNLRDDDNYDMFLSKSYQGNLVPVRGKECSTEQNPFVSEKIESFEAFANATLFDIYGEQTIEGADHKMVYEFASAYLENQNGRFQVKRLPTPAQFGPTLAFEIFDVNGDGHLDVIGAGAIYEAEVETVRYDGNTGYLLLGDSNGNLRAFPDNSFFTKGNIKNMRSLEIAGSKHIILGANNSPVELFKVIDRAN